From a region of the Rhipicephalus microplus isolate Deutch F79 chromosome X, USDA_Rmic, whole genome shotgun sequence genome:
- the LOC142776903 gene encoding endochitinase-like — protein sequence MLLADLHNSYMRDGLLLSAVLPMNTRLRRESYYVQSVYENLDVVLVDGHRSLDPRHFPLVTCATPVRTLLCTSHQGQYGLMRVLDDLRLETDDFRKTVLSVSFAGVSFTLRHRSLYRVGAAAAGPGAPGERTNESGLLSYVEVQDKLRNEDWKRSYHHYGHCPFARKDLQWVAYEDEQSVADKAIVTSICTGLAVWDADIDDFAGVLGKPCPLLRKLHEVVHTSASQHKMPSSPKSYRKFF from the coding sequence ATGCTGCTGGCTGATCTGCACAATTCCTACATGCGCGATGGCCTTCTCCTTTCGGCGGTGCTTCCCATGAACACACGGTTGCGGCGTGAGTCGTACTACGTACAATCCGTCTACGAAAACCTGGACGTGGTGCTGGTGGACGGGCACCGGTCGCTCGACCCGCGCCACTTTCCATTGGTGACGTGCGCGACGCCCGTGCGCACTCTGCTTTGCACGTCGCACCAAGGTCAGTACGGCCTAATGCGTGTGCTCGACGACCTAAGGCTCGAGACAGACGACTTCCGCAAAACAGTCCTCAGCGTGTCCTTCGCGGGCGTCTCGTTCACCCTGCGCCACAGAAGCCTGTACCGAGTGGGCGCCGCGGCCGCGGGGCCCGGTGCGCCTGGCGAACGCACTAACGAGTCTGGGCTGCTGAGCTACGTCGAGGTGCAGGACAAGCTCCGCAACGAGGACTGGAAGCGCTCCTACCATCACTATGGCCACTGCCCGTTCGCCAGGAAGGATCTCCAATGGGTCGCGTACGAGGACGAGCAAAGCGTGGCCGACAAGGCCATCGTGACCTCCATATGCACGGGTCTGGCCGTCTGGGATGCTGACATAGACGACTTTGCGGGCGTCCTGGGCAAGCCGTGTCCCCTGCTGCGCAAGCTCCACGAAGTCGTGCACACGAGTGCGTCACAGCATAAGATGCCCAGCTCGCCGAAGTCGTACAGAAAATTCTTCTAG